From the Clostridium sp. Marseille-P299 genome, one window contains:
- the thiW gene encoding energy coupling factor transporter S component ThiW produces MKNNKTKKLCIAGILCAVAVVGSLFSFPVFSSKCAPIQHMVNILCAVLLGPWYGIGVAFAASFIRNMIGLGSLMAFPGSMFGALLCGVIYWKTKNMTFTLISEVFGTAILGGLCAYPIAILFMGQSAGSIAFYAYIIPFFISTAAGAMLSAVFIGILKKTNVLKIFMEM; encoded by the coding sequence ATGAAGAACAATAAAACAAAAAAACTATGCATCGCAGGAATCCTGTGTGCGGTAGCTGTAGTAGGTAGTTTATTTTCCTTCCCCGTTTTTAGTAGCAAATGTGCTCCAATTCAGCATATGGTAAATATTCTATGTGCAGTTCTCTTAGGACCGTGGTATGGCATAGGCGTTGCATTTGCTGCAAGCTTTATCCGGAATATGATAGGTCTTGGTAGCTTGATGGCATTCCCGGGAAGTATGTTTGGGGCCCTGTTATGTGGCGTCATTTATTGGAAAACAAAGAACATGACATTTACCTTAATTTCTGAGGTATTTGGAACTGCTATTCTTGGCGGACTTTGTGCCTATCCAATTGCTATTTTATTTATGGGCCAAAGTGCTGGAAGTATTGCATTTTACGCATATATTATACCGTTTTTTATTTCAACGGCAGCAGGTGCAATGCTCTCAGCCGTTTTTATCGGAATTCTTAAGAAAACCAATGTGTTAAAAATATTTATGGAAATGTAA
- the thiM gene encoding hydroxyethylthiazole kinase, producing the protein MLKEMIQNVKIACPLVHNITNYVTVNDCANILLACGGSPIMADDLEEVEEITSICGGLNINIGTLNSRTIPAMLRAGKKANELGHPVVLDPVGAGASALRTKTANELLKEVKFTVIRGNISEIKTLALGEGTTRGVDADISDSVTKETLEPAVLFAKSFAKKTGAVVAITGAIDIVTDGDMAYCIFNGHPMMSSITGTGCQLSALITAYVTANQDTPLSATVAAVAAMGICGEKAHQRLSPEDGNATYRNYIIDAIYNLNGEELERLARYEIH; encoded by the coding sequence ATGCTAAAAGAAATGATACAAAATGTAAAAATTGCTTGCCCATTGGTACATAACATAACTAACTACGTAACCGTTAATGATTGTGCAAATATTCTTCTTGCCTGTGGAGGTTCTCCGATTATGGCGGATGATCTAGAAGAAGTCGAGGAAATTACAAGCATTTGTGGAGGGCTTAATATTAATATTGGAACGCTGAATTCACGAACCATACCAGCGATGCTTCGTGCGGGTAAAAAAGCAAATGAACTTGGCCATCCTGTTGTATTAGACCCAGTGGGGGCAGGTGCTTCGGCCCTAAGAACAAAAACTGCAAATGAGTTGTTAAAAGAAGTGAAGTTTACTGTGATACGAGGGAATATCTCTGAAATAAAAACCCTTGCCCTTGGAGAAGGAACGACAAGAGGTGTGGATGCAGATATTTCTGATAGTGTTACAAAGGAAACATTAGAACCTGCAGTTCTTTTTGCAAAATCATTTGCAAAGAAAACCGGTGCTGTTGTGGCAATCACTGGTGCCATTGATATTGTAACAGATGGCGATATGGCATATTGCATTTTCAATGGTCATCCTATGATGAGTAGTATAACAGGAACTGGTTGTCAACTATCTGCTCTTATTACTGCTTATGTTACAGCAAACCAGGATACGCCGTTATCAGCAACTGTGGCGGCCGTTGCTGCGATGGGAATATGCGGCGAAAAAGCACACCAGCGTTTATCCCCAGAGGATGGTAATGCAACTTATAGAAACTATATTATTGACGCTATTTACAACCTAAATGGAGAAGAACTAGAGCGTCTAGCAAGATATGAAATTCATTAA
- the thiE gene encoding thiamine phosphate synthase, with the protein MKCNKETMLLYAVTDRAWTGRQTLMEQVEDAIKGGVTCVQLREKELEEEAFLAEAIEMKEICSRHHVPFIINDNVEVAIKCGADGIHVGQRDMEAGNVRALVGENMMIGVSVQTVEQALAAQKAGADYLGVGAVFTTTTKLDANSVSHQTLKAICEAVSIPVVAIGGINKSNILELSGTGVDGVALVSAIFAAEDIKMECTILRSLSEKMVQE; encoded by the coding sequence ATGAAATGTAATAAAGAGACCATGCTACTGTATGCCGTAACGGATCGTGCGTGGACAGGTAGGCAAACCCTCATGGAACAAGTAGAGGATGCAATAAAAGGAGGGGTCACCTGTGTCCAACTTCGTGAAAAAGAATTGGAGGAGGAAGCCTTCCTTGCAGAAGCAATTGAAATGAAGGAGATATGCTCTCGGCATCATGTACCATTTATAATCAACGATAATGTTGAAGTTGCCATAAAATGTGGTGCGGATGGTATCCATGTTGGACAAAGGGATATGGAAGCTGGGAACGTTCGAGCTTTGGTAGGTGAAAATATGATGATTGGAGTTTCTGTTCAAACAGTGGAGCAGGCCCTTGCTGCACAAAAAGCAGGAGCGGATTATCTTGGGGTTGGTGCAGTATTTACAACAACCACAAAATTAGATGCAAATTCGGTATCACACCAGACATTAAAAGCAATCTGTGAAGCGGTTTCTATTCCTGTTGTTGCAATTGGTGGTATCAATAAGTCAAATATTTTAGAACTTTCAGGCACTGGTGTTGATGGTGTGGCGCTGGTTTCTGCTATATTTGCAGCAGAAGATATCAAAATGGAATGTACTATTTTACGTTCGCTTTCGGAGAAAATGGTGCAAGAGTAA
- the thiD gene encoding bifunctional hydroxymethylpyrimidine kinase/phosphomethylpyrimidine kinase: MKTALTIAGSDSSGGAGVQADIKTMITNGVFAMSAITALTAQNTVGVQGIFEVSPEFLSMQIDSVFSDIRPDAVKIGMVSSAQLITVIADKLLQYKAENIVVDPVMVATSGSKLLCDDAVNIMKDKLLPIATVVTPNIPEAEVLSRREIKSAEDMIDAAAYISETYHCAVLCKGGHNLNDANDLLYADGEYRWFYGKRIDNPNTHGTGCTLSSAIASNLAKGQDLITAVENAKAYISGALADMLDLGAGSGPMNHGFGIQGRFTL, translated from the coding sequence ATGAAAACAGCACTAACAATAGCAGGAAGTGACTCTAGCGGTGGAGCAGGTGTTCAAGCAGATATTAAAACAATGATCACAAATGGTGTATTTGCTATGAGTGCAATTACAGCATTAACGGCACAAAATACCGTAGGGGTTCAAGGGATATTTGAAGTTAGCCCTGAATTTCTTAGTATGCAAATTGACAGCGTGTTTAGCGATATCCGACCTGATGCCGTTAAAATCGGTATGGTGTCCTCTGCGCAGCTTATAACCGTAATTGCAGATAAGCTACTACAGTATAAAGCAGAAAATATTGTGGTGGATCCTGTGATGGTGGCTACAAGTGGATCGAAACTTCTCTGCGACGATGCTGTGAATATTATGAAAGATAAATTGCTACCGATCGCTACTGTTGTAACTCCAAATATACCAGAAGCTGAGGTTTTGTCTAGGAGAGAGATAAAAAGTGCCGAGGATATGATAGATGCAGCAGCATACATCAGTGAAACTTATCACTGTGCTGTTCTTTGTAAAGGTGGTCATAATTTAAACGATGCCAACGATTTATTATACGCGGATGGTGAATACCGTTGGTTTTATGGAAAGAGAATTGATAATCCTAATACTCATGGAACTGGTTGTACACTTTCAAGTGCAATCGCATCAAATCTCGCTAAAGGTCAAGATTTGATTACAGCAGTTGAGAATGCAAAAGCATATATTTCTGGAGCTCTTGCAGATATGCTTGATCTTGGTGCAGGAAGTGGACCAATGAATCACGGATTTGGAATACAAGGTAGGTTCACATTATGA
- a CDS encoding energy-coupled thiamine transporter ThiT produces the protein MISLYIAGGFSVIYFVISIYLCRGLKIKVKDLAFGGIVCALTVVLGCIMIPIPTGASISVGYAIPLILLAILCDYRLAIVCGWITGIMCLFFVPTWQPVHWGQIFVEHLVCFSCLGYVGAFGTEKKYKLWFGIAIALTIKFFGHLLSGVLFFSSNAWDGWGSWGYSLAYNFSSSIPESLITILILMFIPINTLRRQKNFR, from the coding sequence ATGATTTCACTATACATAGCTGGAGGATTTTCTGTTATATATTTTGTCATTTCTATTTATTTGTGCCGTGGACTTAAAATAAAGGTAAAGGATTTAGCTTTTGGAGGCATTGTCTGCGCTCTTACGGTTGTGCTGGGCTGCATTATGATTCCAATCCCAACGGGTGCAAGCATTTCAGTCGGTTATGCAATACCTTTGATTTTATTGGCAATCTTGTGTGATTACCGCCTTGCTATAGTATGCGGATGGATTACTGGTATAATGTGCTTATTTTTCGTTCCTACGTGGCAACCAGTACATTGGGGACAGATATTTGTAGAACATCTTGTTTGCTTTTCTTGCTTGGGATATGTAGGTGCATTTGGAACAGAGAAAAAATATAAGTTATGGTTTGGCATTGCAATTGCACTTACAATTAAGTTCTTTGGGCATTTATTATCCGGTGTTTTATTCTTTTCATCAAACGCTTGGGATGGATGGGGATCATGGGGATATAGTTTGGCATATAATTTTTCCTCCAGTATTCCAGAATCACTGATTACTATACTTATTTTGATGTTTATTCCTATAAACACCTTAAGACGACAAAAAAACTTTCGCTAG
- the tenA gene encoding thiaminase II, translated as MNTTERLLEATKQLWEDYNKHPFVCGIQNGVLDKEKFKYYILQDYLYLIEYTKVFGIGIAKAKTIEIIQLFSSYSHLLANSEMDIHKGYMGKFEITKEELNNTPVALDNLSYTSYMLRVAYEEGEVEILTAILSCAYSYEVIARNMVRNNPDSINHPFYGDWIKGYSSDAYHEENIILLNTLDKMTENYTEEQIEHLVQIFVNCSRYEMKFWDLAWKMKK; from the coding sequence ATGAATACAACAGAAAGACTTCTTGAAGCAACAAAACAATTATGGGAAGATTATAATAAACATCCGTTTGTTTGTGGTATACAAAACGGTGTGCTTGATAAGGAAAAATTCAAGTATTATATTCTACAAGACTATCTTTATTTGATTGAATACACAAAGGTATTTGGTATCGGTATTGCCAAAGCGAAAACGATAGAAATCATACAGTTATTCTCATCGTATTCTCATCTGCTTGCTAACAGTGAGATGGATATACATAAAGGGTATATGGGAAAGTTTGAGATTACAAAAGAAGAACTTAATAATACTCCAGTAGCTCTAGACAATCTTTCCTACACTTCTTATATGCTTCGTGTGGCTTATGAAGAAGGCGAGGTTGAAATTTTAACTGCAATTTTATCTTGTGCTTATAGCTATGAAGTGATTGCAAGAAACATGGTACGTAACAATCCGGATTCTATTAACCATCCATTTTATGGCGATTGGATCAAAGGATATTCATCCGATGCTTATCATGAGGAGAATATCATTTTACTAAATACTCTTGATAAAATGACAGAAAACTATACAGAAGAGCAAATTGAGCATTTGGTTCAGATTTTTGTGAACTGTTCTCGTTATGAAATGAAATTCTGGGATTTAGCTTGGAAAATGAAAAAATAA
- a CDS encoding DUF5058 family protein — MSNYISQVNAVTLYLVVAAVLLFIAIMCLVFIIKSYRAGVAQGMDKKLLKRAITSSATFTLLPSISILLGVIALSGTLGVPFSWLRLSVVGALQYELNVAEIAATASGLTGLKVTEMSIQVFVTVAMVMTAGILGGVLCSLFGLKKYLGKLNRKNQVNESVSIQQEIESENKQSQSVSSEKEQVSKSKNHQLESEVKEKKPGFGAYATIAMFIGLCSAYIGSYVGSFVAYGDYMPLFVAVISALVMAVFEYLATKKGLSVLDNFSVAVSMLCGMIAAVVINL, encoded by the coding sequence ATGTCAAACTATATTTCACAAGTGAATGCGGTTACACTGTATCTAGTTGTTGCTGCAGTACTGTTATTTATCGCCATTATGTGCTTGGTTTTTATTATTAAAAGCTATCGTGCTGGCGTTGCGCAAGGAATGGACAAAAAGCTTTTAAAAAGAGCGATTACTTCTAGCGCTACCTTTACTTTATTACCGAGTATTAGCATTTTACTTGGAGTTATTGCATTAAGTGGAACACTTGGCGTTCCGTTTTCATGGTTACGTTTATCCGTAGTAGGAGCACTTCAGTATGAGTTAAATGTAGCAGAAATCGCGGCAACAGCTTCTGGGTTAACAGGACTTAAAGTGACTGAAATGTCGATACAGGTTTTTGTTACCGTTGCTATGGTAATGACTGCTGGAATTTTAGGGGGAGTTCTATGTAGTTTATTTGGACTAAAAAAATACTTAGGGAAATTAAATCGAAAGAATCAAGTGAATGAAAGCGTATCGATACAACAAGAGATTGAGTCCGAAAATAAGCAATCACAAAGTGTATCTAGTGAGAAAGAACAGGTAAGTAAGTCTAAAAATCATCAACTAGAGAGTGAAGTTAAAGAGAAGAAACCAGGGTTTGGGGCTTATGCAACAATCGCTATGTTTATTGGATTATGTAGTGCTTATATCGGTTCTTATGTTGGAAGTTTTGTAGCATATGGTGATTATATGCCTTTGTTTGTTGCAGTAATTTCTGCTCTTGTGATGGCAGTGTTTGAATATTTAGCAACTAAAAAAGGATTGTCTGTACTTGACAATTTTAGTGTAGCAGTCAGCATGCTTTGTGGTATGATTGCTGCTGTAGTAATTAATCTATAA
- a CDS encoding M20/M25/M40 family metallo-hydrolase: protein MIIKLLFAVLIILAIIIAIVLIRTLRLKPTSAIHAKAPVGDPVRNKEYGEKLSKMIQCETISCRDQEDRSKFYKYHEVLKELFPNVWANCEYHHFNGSLLLKWKGKESKDPILFMSHLDVVSASDGWEHDPFSGKIIDGNVWGRGTVDTKGSFFCLMQAAEEMIRDGYMPKTDVYLAGSCTEEWSGDGAPATVAWLKEQGVHLRMLIDEGGMIIEEPINGVKGMFAMVGVLEKGYGDVKFVAKGKGGHASAPGKNTPWARLAAFIHEVETKNPFRLEINPTVREMFKRMTPNMDFKMRLLFSNLWLFEGLLKKLMPVISPVGAALMQTTLAFTKGEGSKGYNVLPSEAYVTGNMRFIPHQATDESIELISKIAKKYDIDTEVIIAEQPCPVVSYESAEFNMLEEAVHKFYPDVTVTPYVMTGGTDAKYYSDVCDNCLRFAPLYITGQQYKSIHAKNENIGLATLPSGVDFYKEIIKMQ, encoded by the coding sequence ATGATTATAAAACTTTTATTCGCTGTTTTAATTATTTTAGCTATTATTATCGCAATTGTTTTAATACGTACACTGCGATTAAAACCTACGTCTGCCATACATGCAAAAGCTCCAGTTGGGGATCCAGTACGTAACAAGGAATATGGAGAAAAACTCTCAAAAATGATTCAATGTGAAACGATTTCTTGTCGTGATCAAGAAGATCGAAGTAAGTTTTATAAGTATCATGAAGTTTTAAAAGAACTTTTTCCAAATGTTTGGGCAAATTGTGAGTATCATCATTTTAATGGTAGCTTACTATTAAAATGGAAGGGGAAGGAAAGCAAGGATCCGATTCTTTTCATGAGTCATTTGGACGTTGTTTCTGCTAGTGATGGTTGGGAACATGATCCATTTAGTGGTAAGATTATTGACGGAAATGTTTGGGGAAGAGGAACCGTTGATACAAAAGGAAGCTTCTTTTGTCTAATGCAGGCAGCAGAGGAAATGATTCGTGATGGTTATATGCCAAAAACGGATGTTTATCTTGCTGGTAGTTGCACGGAAGAATGGAGTGGTGATGGGGCGCCTGCTACAGTAGCATGGTTAAAAGAACAAGGTGTTCATTTACGTATGTTAATTGATGAAGGTGGCATGATTATCGAAGAACCAATCAATGGTGTAAAAGGCATGTTTGCTATGGTTGGTGTATTAGAAAAAGGATATGGAGATGTGAAGTTTGTTGCCAAAGGTAAGGGCGGTCATGCCAGTGCACCTGGAAAAAACACCCCATGGGCAAGGCTTGCTGCATTCATTCATGAGGTGGAAACCAAGAATCCTTTCCGTTTGGAAATAAACCCAACGGTTCGTGAAATGTTCAAACGAATGACTCCGAATATGGATTTTAAAATGCGTTTATTATTCTCAAATTTGTGGCTATTTGAGGGCCTTTTAAAGAAACTAATGCCAGTGATTAGTCCCGTGGGAGCTGCGCTAATGCAAACCACGCTTGCTTTTACAAAGGGAGAAGGTTCAAAAGGTTATAATGTATTACCTTCAGAAGCTTATGTTACAGGCAATATGCGTTTTATTCCTCATCAAGCAACGGATGAAAGTATTGAATTGATTTCTAAAATAGCAAAAAAATATGACATCGATACGGAAGTTATTATAGCGGAACAACCATGTCCAGTAGTTTCCTATGAAAGTGCTGAGTTTAATATGCTAGAAGAGGCAGTTCATAAATTTTATCCAGATGTAACCGTAACACCTTATGTTATGACAGGTGGTACGGATGCTAAATATTATAGTGACGTCTGTGATAATTGTTTACGTTTTGCACCACTTTACATTACGGGGCAGCAGTACAAAAGCATTCATGCAAAAAATGAAAACATCGGCTTGGCAACACTTCCTTCTGGAGTAGATTTTTATAAAGAGATTATTAAGATGCAATAA
- the ltrA gene encoding group II intron reverse transcriptase/maturase, producing MKETKKCDDSRQLNTESGHLQKDRVELESYAKAPSISMTSDNRQNARREYHYGLLEKIISNENLNEAFKRVKKNKGSHGIDKMGVDELLPYLRSHGEELKQSIADGSYKPNPVRRVEIPKDNGKTRPLGIPTVVDRVIQQAVSQVLTPIFEKKFSENSYGFRPNRNAHQAILKCKEYMDEGYKWAVDIDLEKYFDTVNHDRLIGLIYKEVKDIRVIGLIRKYLNAGVMEKGLVSATVEGVPQGGNLSPLLSNIMLHELDMELERRGLKFCRYADDCNVYVKSKKSAERVMKSITEFIEKDLKLKVNKEKSKVDRPWKLKYLGYTFYNKKGEMGIRVHQVSVKKLKGKLKSITGRSNAMSMELRAIKLKQLIVGWISYFKLADMKGTLRELDEWLRRRLRLCYWKQWKKIKTKHDNLVKLGVENWKAWEHANTRKGYWRISNSPILNSTLTNKYLREQGFITLSERYSQIR from the coding sequence TTGAAAGAAACAAAGAAATGTGATGACAGCAGACAACTGAATACAGAATCAGGTCATTTGCAAAAGGATAGAGTGGAACTCGAAAGCTATGCAAAGGCGCCGAGCATTTCTATGACGTCGGATAACAGACAGAACGCCCGAAGAGAATATCACTATGGATTGCTAGAGAAAATCATTAGTAATGAAAATCTAAATGAAGCCTTTAAACGTGTAAAGAAGAATAAAGGAAGTCATGGAATCGACAAGATGGGAGTAGATGAACTTCTACCATATCTAAGAAGTCATGGCGAAGAGCTTAAGCAATCCATAGCAGATGGAAGTTATAAACCGAATCCCGTAAGAAGGGTAGAGATACCAAAGGATAACGGGAAAACAAGACCATTAGGGATACCAACTGTAGTAGACCGAGTGATACAACAGGCAGTATCACAAGTACTAACGCCAATCTTTGAGAAGAAATTTTCAGAGAATAGTTATGGATTTAGACCAAATCGAAACGCGCATCAAGCAATTCTAAAATGTAAAGAATACATGGATGAAGGCTATAAATGGGCGGTAGATATAGATTTAGAAAAGTACTTTGATACTGTCAACCACGATAGGTTAATTGGGCTGATTTATAAAGAAGTCAAGGATATACGAGTAATCGGACTGATAAGGAAGTATCTAAATGCAGGAGTGATGGAAAAGGGATTAGTAAGTGCTACTGTAGAAGGGGTGCCTCAAGGTGGGAACTTATCTCCACTATTAAGTAATATCATGTTGCATGAACTAGATATGGAATTAGAACGAAGAGGACTTAAGTTCTGCCGTTATGCAGATGATTGCAATGTATACGTGAAATCAAAGAAATCAGCAGAACGAGTTATGAAAAGTATCACGGAGTTTATAGAAAAGGACTTGAAGCTTAAAGTTAACAAAGAGAAAAGTAAGGTAGACCGACCATGGAAACTAAAATATTTAGGATATACCTTTTACAATAAGAAAGGTGAAATGGGAATAAGAGTACATCAAGTTTCTGTTAAGAAGTTAAAAGGAAAACTTAAGAGTATCACTGGAAGAAGTAATGCAATGAGTATGGAACTCAGAGCTATTAAACTAAAACAATTAATTGTTGGCTGGATAAGTTACTTCAAACTAGCAGATATGAAAGGTACCTTACGAGAACTTGATGAGTGGCTAAGAAGACGTTTACGTCTTTGTTACTGGAAACAGTGGAAAAAGATTAAAACGAAACATGATAACTTAGTTAAACTAGGGGTAGAGAATTGGAAAGCATGGGAACATGCGAATACAAGGAAAGGCTACTGGAGAATCTCCAATAGCCCAATCTTAAATTCAACTCTTACCAATAAATATCTTAGAGAACAAGGTTTTATAACACTTAGTGAAAGATATTCGCAAATAAGGTAA
- a CDS encoding cytochrome b5 domain-containing protein → MFEEFGGLFGWLLVFAFMGTILNYCLKIVNKHFSKNISAFPVGKKIMKVLMTMFVRNHKYFGLATVVLLLAHFIAQFTKFGINVTGCIAAILMILQALLGIYANVKKMPRKGAWFIAHRVIAGLLILGIAIHLIIPNAFDITPGKENTYQISDSEDTSKLPSFTLDELSKYNGENGNKAYIAYKGLVYDVTDIPKWKNGKHNGQKAGTDLTEVLSKAPHGNSILEGLTIVGKIK, encoded by the coding sequence ATGTTTGAAGAGTTTGGTGGATTATTTGGTTGGCTTCTTGTCTTTGCTTTTATGGGTACGATATTGAACTATTGTTTGAAAATTGTGAATAAACATTTTAGTAAGAATATTTCTGCTTTTCCCGTTGGGAAGAAGATTATGAAAGTACTGATGACTATGTTTGTACGTAATCACAAATACTTTGGTTTGGCTACAGTTGTTCTGTTGTTGGCACATTTTATTGCGCAGTTTACTAAGTTTGGAATCAATGTAACTGGATGTATTGCAGCCATTCTTATGATTTTACAGGCATTGCTTGGTATTTATGCAAACGTAAAGAAGATGCCAAGAAAAGGCGCGTGGTTCATTGCACACCGAGTGATAGCGGGACTGCTTATTCTTGGGATTGCAATTCACTTAATTATTCCTAATGCATTTGATATAACGCCAGGAAAGGAAAATACATATCAGATATCTGATTCTGAAGATACTTCAAAATTACCATCTTTTACTTTGGATGAATTGTCAAAGTATAATGGAGAAAATGGTAATAAAGCATATATCGCCTATAAAGGTCTGGTCTATGATGTCACGGATATTCCAAAGTGGAAAAACGGAAAACATAATGGTCAGAAGGCAGGAACAGATCTGACGGAAGTACTTAGTAAAGCTCCACATGGAAATTCTATCTTAGAAGGTTTGACGATTGTAGGGAAAATAAAATAA
- a CDS encoding phytoene desaturase family protein, with protein MKKIVIIGGGIAGLTAGIYARKSGFEVDIYEKNQVAGGQCIGWNRKNHHIDNCIHWLTGTKQDTGLRKLWEEVGALSPDIKFVENDKFYTSYLGNQCITLWKDIERTKRELLELSPEDEQEINTLIKHVTYAACCEMPVKKPIDMMNLLDYIELGKAMADMQKVLKMYGKINMKDMADKFKHPLLKALITDYLPIEYTASSFIVSYATVASGNGDVPVGGSLAMTERIKERFEKMGGKLYCSRAVKRIVVEGSRAIGIELENDEMIPADYVICATDTMEMFEKLVGRKYMNNKWRSCYNDEQNYPLFSGFQVAFSIDTKFYDHTDTVFFDCEPFKMNDKMVHRMSVKSYEYEPTFAPEGKTVLQANIIQYDNDYRQWKSLSKEEYKRKKIELAKVVEEQILRKFPELIGHIELLDCWTPVTYEIYCNSYHGAYMSFITKKNVKSFRMKGIVKGLNNVFIASQWLQAPGGLPVAAATGKFAVQRILKKEKHDYII; from the coding sequence ATGAAAAAAATAGTAATTATTGGTGGTGGAATCGCTGGCTTAACAGCAGGTATTTATGCCAGAAAGTCTGGATTTGAGGTAGATATATATGAAAAAAATCAGGTAGCAGGAGGACAATGTATTGGGTGGAATCGTAAAAATCATCATATTGATAATTGCATACATTGGCTGACAGGTACAAAACAAGATACAGGACTTCGGAAATTATGGGAAGAGGTTGGTGCATTATCGCCAGATATTAAATTTGTTGAGAATGATAAATTTTACACGAGTTATCTTGGCAATCAATGCATAACACTTTGGAAAGATATAGAAAGGACAAAAAGAGAACTGCTGGAGTTATCCCCGGAAGATGAGCAGGAAATTAATACGCTTATTAAGCATGTAACCTATGCGGCTTGTTGCGAGATGCCAGTTAAAAAGCCAATAGATATGATGAATCTGCTCGATTACATAGAATTGGGAAAAGCGATGGCTGACATGCAAAAGGTACTAAAAATGTATGGAAAAATAAATATGAAGGATATGGCGGATAAGTTTAAACATCCGCTACTAAAAGCACTTATAACAGATTATTTGCCTATAGAATATACGGCATCTTCCTTTATCGTGTCATATGCTACAGTTGCAAGTGGAAATGGAGATGTGCCTGTTGGTGGCTCTTTGGCAATGACAGAGCGGATTAAGGAACGATTTGAAAAGATGGGTGGAAAATTATATTGTAGCCGTGCGGTAAAAAGAATTGTAGTAGAGGGTAGCAGAGCAATTGGAATAGAACTAGAGAATGATGAAATGATTCCTGCTGACTATGTAATATGTGCAACGGATACTATGGAGATGTTTGAGAAGCTAGTTGGAAGAAAATATATGAATAATAAATGGAGAAGTTGCTACAACGATGAGCAGAATTATCCATTATTTAGTGGATTTCAGGTTGCCTTTTCTATCGATACAAAATTTTATGATCACACGGATACCGTATTTTTTGATTGTGAGCCTTTCAAAATGAATGATAAAATGGTTCACCGTATGTCGGTAAAATCATACGAGTATGAGCCTACATTTGCACCAGAAGGAAAAACGGTATTACAAGCAAATATAATACAATATGATAATGATTACAGACAGTGGAAATCTCTAAGTAAAGAAGAATACAAACGAAAAAAAATTGAGTTGGCAAAAGTTGTTGAAGAACAAATATTAAGAAAGTTTCCTGAGTTGATAGGTCATATAGAATTGCTAGATTGTTGGACCCCTGTAACATATGAAATATACTGTAATTCTTACCATGGTGCATATATGAGCTTTATAACGAAAAAAAATGTAAAGTCATTTCGTATGAAAGGTATCGTAAAAGGATTAAATAATGTTTTTATTGCTAGTCAATGGTTACAAGCGCCTGGTGGTTTGCCAGTTGCAGCCGCTACAGGAAAATTTGCGGTGCAGAGGATTTTGAAAAAAGAAAAACATGATTATATAATTTAG